In Gossypium hirsutum isolate 1008001.06 chromosome D06, Gossypium_hirsutum_v2.1, whole genome shotgun sequence, one genomic interval encodes:
- the LOC121218653 gene encoding boron transporter 4, translating to MENLKAPFKGIANDVKGRAGCYKQDWITGLRSGLGILAPTTYIFFASALPVIAFGEQLSRDTDGSLSTVETLASTALCGILHSIFGGQPLLILGVAEPTVIMYTYLYNFAKGRDDLGQELYLAWVGWVCVWTALLLFLLAVFNACTVINRFTRIAGELFGMLISVLFIQEAIKGVVSEFQVPEHQDAKLEKYQFQWLYTNGLLGIIFSLGLLYTALKSRRARSWWYGTGWFRSFIADYGVPLMVVLWTAMSFSVPSKVPSGVPRRLFSPLPWESASTQHWTVIKDMGRVPPMYIFAAFIPAVMIAGLYFFDHSVASQMAQQKEFNLKNPSAYHYDILLLGFMTLLCGLIGLPPSNGVLPQSPMHTKSLAVLKGQIIRRKMVESAKESIKQKASESEIYGKMQAVFIEMDRSPETAVVKELEDLKKVVMKGENEGEIKKETFDPEKHIDAYLPVRVNEQRVSNLLQSLLVAASVCAMPAIKLIPTSVLWGYFAYMAIDSLPGNQFWERMLLLFITPTRRYKVLEHVHASFVESVPYRFMAMFTLFQFIYLLICFGVTWIPIAGILFPLPFFLLIIIRQYILPKLILPNYLRELDAAEYEELTGAFPRTSLSFSSREMDISRLENEADAVERFDAELLDELTTRRGELKLRTVSFSEERKGQVYPKDIVEEE from the exons ATGGAAAACTTGAAAGCCCCTTTTAAGGGTATTGCAAATGATGTTAAAGGAAGAGCAGGTTGCTATAAGCAAGATTGGATTACTGGTCTTCGTTCAGGACTGGG GATATTAGCCCCAACTACGTATATCTTCTTTGCTTCTGCTCTCCCCGTTATCGCCTTCGGCGAGCAACTGAGCCGAGATACAG ATGGGAGCCTAAGCACGGTTGAAACGTTGGCATCGACTGCCCTTTGCGGTATTCTACACTCAATATTCGGTGGCCAACCACTTTTGATTCTTGGAGTTGCAGAGCCAACTGTTATCATGTATACATATTTGTATAACTTTGCAAAAGGAAGAGACGACTTGGGGCAGGAACTATACTTGGCTTGGGTCGGATG ggtttgTGTTTGGACTGCTCTCTTGTTGTTTCTGCTTGCAGTATTCAATGCTTGCACGGTAATTAATCGGTTCACAAGGATTGCAGGCGAGCTTTTTGGCATGTTGATCAGTGTTCTGTTTATTCAAGAGGCTATCAAG GGAGTTGTGAGTGAATTTCAAGTTCCCGAACATCAAGACGCGAAGTTAGAGAAGTATCAATTTCAATGGCTTTACACAAATGGATTGTTGGGAATCATATTCTCGCTTGGCCTTCTCTATACTGCCTTGAAAAGTCGACGGGCGAGGTCATGGTGGTATGGCACAG GGTGGTTTAGAAGCTTCATTGCAGATTATGGGGTACCTTTAATGGTTGTACTGTGGACAGCAATGTCATTTAGTGTACCAAGCAAAGTTCCTTCTGGGGTTCCAAGAAGGCTTTTTAGTCCTCTGCCATGGGAATCTGCATCAACACAACATTGGACCGTAATTAAG GATATGGGAAGGGTCCCTCCAATGTACATCTTTGCTGCATTTATTCCAGCTGTGATGATTGCGGGACTTTACTTTTTCGACCACAGCGTTGCTTCACAAATGGCACAACAAAAGGAATTCAATCTCAAAAATCCATCTGCATATCATTATGACATCTTGCTGCTTGGATTCATG ACTTTACTTTGTGGACTAATCGGCCTCCCTCCTTCGAATGGAGTCCTACCACAGTCTCCTATGCATACTAAAAGCCTTGCAGTTCTCAAAGGGCAG ATCATCCGACGAAAAATGGTGGAGAGTGCGAAAGAAAGCATAAAGCAGAAAGCTAGTGAATCCGAAATATACGGCAAGATGCAAGCGGTCTTCATTGAAATGGACAGGAGTCCAGAA ACTGCAGTTGTTAAAGAGTTAGAAGACTTGAAGAAGGTTGTTATGAAAGGTGAAAATGAAGGAGAAATCAAAAAGGAAACATTTGATCCCGAAAAGCATATCGATGCCTACTTGCCGGTTCGAGTTAACGAACAGAGAGTGAGCAATCTTTTGCAGTCACTCCTAGTTGCTGCATCAGTATGCGCTATGCCTGCAATCAAGTTGATACCTACATCGGTTCTTTGGGGATATTTTGCATACATGGCCATTGATAGTCTTCCCGGCAATCAGTTCTGGGAAAGGATGTTACTTCTCTTCATCACACCTACTCGGCGATACAA GGTGTTGGAACATGTTCATGCTTCATTCGTGGAGTCGGTACCGTACCGATTTATGGCGATGTTTACACTCTTCCAGTTCATATATCTCCTCATATGCTTTGGTGTAACATGGATTCCTATAGCTGGAATCTTGTTCCCATTGCCCTTCTTCCTTCTCATCATCATAAGGCAATACATTCTCCCAAAGCTCATTCTCCCAAATTATCTCCGTGAACTCGATGCCGCCGAATACGAGGAGCTTACCGGTGCCTTCCCAAGAACATCCCTCAGCTTCTCTTCAAGG GAAATGGATATATCTCGTCTTGAGAATGAGGCTGATGCAGTTGAAAGGTTTGATGCTGAGTTATTAGATGAGTTGACAACAAGAAGAGGAGAGTTAAAGCTCCGAACTGTTAGCTTCAGTGAGGAGCGGAAGGGCCAG GTTTATCCAAAGGATATTGTTGAGGAAGAATGA